A DNA window from Actinomycetota bacterium contains the following coding sequences:
- a CDS encoding ATP-binding cassette domain-containing protein, whose amino-acid sequence MIEASGLSKRYGDRLAVEGVSFRVEPGRVTGFLGPNGAGKSTTMRLMLGLDVPSAGRVTVNGRAYRELRAPLWEVGALLDARAVHGGRTARGHLGWLARSNRIPGSRVEEVLELVGLAGVAGRRVRGFSLGMSQRLGIAAALLGDPGVLIFDEPVNGLDTEGIAWIRGLLRRLAGEGRTVLVSSHLMSEMQLTADHLLVIGRGRLLADVAMEGFIRHSSQPSTLVRSPQWERLRPLLEAGAARVERDGQGRWRVLGLDPAAIGDVAARHRIQLHELSRQHPSLEEAYLRLTRNGG is encoded by the coding sequence ATGATCGAGGCGAGCGGGCTGAGCAAGCGGTACGGCGACCGGTTGGCCGTGGAGGGGGTGAGCTTCCGGGTTGAGCCGGGGCGGGTGACCGGCTTCCTGGGGCCGAACGGGGCGGGGAAGTCGACCACCATGCGGCTGATGCTGGGGCTGGACGTTCCCAGCGCCGGGCGGGTGACCGTGAACGGCAGGGCCTATCGGGAGCTGCGGGCGCCGCTCTGGGAGGTGGGGGCGCTGCTGGACGCCCGGGCGGTGCACGGTGGCCGTACGGCGCGCGGCCATCTGGGGTGGCTGGCCCGGAGCAACCGCATCCCCGGGAGCCGGGTCGAGGAGGTGCTGGAGCTGGTCGGCCTGGCCGGGGTCGCGGGCCGCCGGGTCAGGGGCTTCTCGCTGGGGATGAGCCAGCGGCTGGGGATCGCCGCGGCCCTGCTGGGCGACCCAGGGGTGCTGATCTTCGACGAGCCGGTCAACGGGCTGGACACCGAGGGCATCGCCTGGATTCGGGGCCTGCTACGGCGGCTCGCCGGCGAGGGCCGCACGGTCCTGGTCTCGAGCCACCTCATGAGCGAGATGCAGCTGACCGCCGACCACCTGCTGGTGATCGGCCGGGGCCGTCTGCTGGCCGACGTCGCCATGGAGGGCTTCATCCGGCACAGCTCCCAGCCGTCAACGCTGGTGCGGTCGCCGCAGTGGGAGCGGCTGCGGCCGCTGCTGGAGGCCGGCGCGGCCCGGGTCGAGCGCGACGGGCAGGGGCGGTGGCGGGTGCTCGGGTTGGACCCGGCCGCCATCGGCGACGTGGCCGCCCGGCACCGCATCCAGCTGCACGAGCTGTCCCGGCAGCATCCTTCCCTTGAGGAGGCCTACCTACGGTTGACCAGGAACGGAGGTTGA